A single genomic interval of Anopheles darlingi chromosome X, idAnoDarlMG_H_01, whole genome shotgun sequence harbors:
- the LOC125954634 gene encoding uncharacterized protein LOC125954634 isoform X2, translated as MVPARTVVLWQEAALIVLGLTLAGTPCTIANREHKVHNIVLYPNKQSWCTTRNISQVITEPGCKQVTIDNNVCVGACFSYSIPHTEPSDPGEIIGPYCDSCQPSDVSYKRVKVDCTEHPSMKTPYIYKHIQLIHNCSCTACEEQSVGATGVGTHRLADAHPEQSLPGSGEHRYAPASLSHHQHHQVRLDSDPQGVHTPAATASTGGSDMIQDDIPEILEVVHYSENDTEPIRHTPVHELQTHTGGTSYLQQQQLNHYEHNSHTDNVKKLLHQKITKLLRSIEATNSAADREQLVEMIRLIKGTSDRNWDELVDSLQSENAILDFDRLRTELVEEGEEGQEEEDAVPTPEKGASPRPTVVTRAETELLTINQLPHQRQQDDDGDNDEEDDEQEQEDAKEYRHGHGSSGVVGTVKDADSSPAKELPQATGTAGDHDASGDHRRLMQHQYSALRLHWPQAAGGAPHEPQAAGSGRMMEGMGGNAQHQQHNHHHHQHVVGERVDAHHHLGWGPHGALVIRANEEDLEEHRSIQNGHEIQEKINIHAHELKPNHAGTVVTYDHRSARDSTGTGHDPQHDVAHSSHHVKHGSGKEAQQQQQHHHHHHSNHNHHLQHQQQHHHHSQRHGQRIESELHKPEPHGQEVQHQHTQHHGANPGSHGLASGGVVAGADNQ; from the exons ATGGTACCTGCTCGAACCGTCGTCCTCTGGCAGGAGGCGGCGTTGATTGTACTAGGACTGACGCTCGCTGGCACCCCGTGCACCATCGCTAACCGAGAGCACAAG GTGCACAACATCGTGCTGTACCCGAACAAGCAGTCCTGGTGTACGACGCGCAACATTAGCCAGGTGATAACCGAGCCGGGTTGCAAGCAGGTGACGATCGACAACAATGTGTGCGTGGGCGCTTGCTTTAGCTACTCGATCCCGCATACCGAACCGTCGGATCCCGGCGAGATCATCGGACCGTACTGTGACTCTTGTCAACCGTCCGATGTGTCCTACAAAAGG GTGAAGGTGGATTGCACGGAGCATCCGAGCATGAAAACGCCCTACATCTACAAGCACATCCAGCTCATCCACAACTGCTCGTGTACGGCATGCGAGGAGCAATCGGTCGGTGCCACTGGTGTCGGTACCCACCGTCTGGCTGACGCTCATCCGGAACAGTCGCTACCGGGTTCGGGTGAACACCGTTATGCTCCCGCATCCttgagccaccaccagcaccaccaggtcAGACTGGACAGTGACCCTCAGGGTGTGCACACTCCTGCCGCAACTGCCAGTACCGGGGGTAGCGATATGATACAGGACGATATACCGGAGATTCTCGAGGTGGTGCATTACAGCGAGAACGATACGGAACCGATCCGTCATACGCCGGTACACGAGCTCCAGACGCACACCGGTGGCACCAGCtacctgcagcaacagcagctcaacCATTACGAACACAACAGCCACACAGACAATGTGAAGAAGTTGCTACACCAGAAGATCACGAAGCTGCTGCGCTCAATCGAGGCGACGAACTCGGCGGCCGACCGGGAGCAGCTGGTCGAGATGATACGGTTGATCAAGGGTACGAGCGATCGGAACTGGGACGAGCTGGTCGACAGTTTGCAGTCGGAGAACGCGATCCTCGACTTCGACCGATTGCGCACGGAACTGGTGGAGGAGGGCGAGGAGGGCcaagaggaggaagatgcGGTGCCGACGCCGGAGAAGGGCGCTTCTCCGAGACCTACGGTAGTCACCCGTGCTGAAACCGAACTGTTAACAATCAACCAGCTGCCACACCAGAGGCAGcaggacgatgatggagacaacgatgaggaggacgacgagcaAGAGCAGGAAGATGCGAAGGAGTACCGTCATGGTCACGGTAGTAGTGGCGTTGTTGGCACCGTAAAGGACGCGGATAGTTCACCAGCAAAGGAATTGCCACAGGCGACCGGGACGGCCGGAGACCATGATGCTAGTGGCGATCACCGGCGGTTGATGCAGCACCAGTACAGTGCGTTACGCCTGCATTGGCCACAGGCCGCTGGAGGAGCGCCGCACGAACCGCAAGCAGCCGGCAGTGGACGCATGATGGAGGGAATGGGTGGGAATgcgcagcatcaacagcataaccaccatcaccatcagcacgtGGTCGGGGAGCGGGTCGATGCTCACCACCATCTTGGCTGGGGACCGCATGGGGCACTCGTGATACGTGCTAACGAGGAAGATCTGGAGGAACACCGGAGCATACAGAATGGGCACGAGATACAGGAGAAGATCAACATACATGCCCACGAGCTGAAACCGAACCATGCCGGCACGGTTGTGACGTACGATCATCGGTCGGCGCGCGATAGCACAGGTACTGGCCACGATCCCCAGCACGACGTCGCCCATAGTTCGCACCACGTGAAGCATGGTTCTGGAAAggaggcgcagcagcagcagcagcatcaccaccaccaccattccaatCATAACCATcacctgcagcaccagcagcagcaccatcatcactcgcAACGTCATGGTCAGCGAATTGAAAGCGAACTACACAAGCCGGAGCCGCACGGGCAGGAGgttcaacaccaacacacgcaacaCCATGGGGCTAACCCTGGATCGCATGGCTTAGCTAGCGGAGGTGTGGTGGCGGGCGCTGATAACCAGTGA
- the LOC125954634 gene encoding uncharacterized protein LOC125954634 isoform X1: MCRARGVRVLYGVAKEEAVCIRNGRSANPAHHHLRCQSVSQSGHSVWFGACFSSSPPLLPPLKRDPRVCVCVCLFGALSNVSTGRRPAMVPARTVVLWQEAALIVLGLTLAGTPCTIANREHKVHNIVLYPNKQSWCTTRNISQVITEPGCKQVTIDNNVCVGACFSYSIPHTEPSDPGEIIGPYCDSCQPSDVSYKRVKVDCTEHPSMKTPYIYKHIQLIHNCSCTACEEQSVGATGVGTHRLADAHPEQSLPGSGEHRYAPASLSHHQHHQVRLDSDPQGVHTPAATASTGGSDMIQDDIPEILEVVHYSENDTEPIRHTPVHELQTHTGGTSYLQQQQLNHYEHNSHTDNVKKLLHQKITKLLRSIEATNSAADREQLVEMIRLIKGTSDRNWDELVDSLQSENAILDFDRLRTELVEEGEEGQEEEDAVPTPEKGASPRPTVVTRAETELLTINQLPHQRQQDDDGDNDEEDDEQEQEDAKEYRHGHGSSGVVGTVKDADSSPAKELPQATGTAGDHDASGDHRRLMQHQYSALRLHWPQAAGGAPHEPQAAGSGRMMEGMGGNAQHQQHNHHHHQHVVGERVDAHHHLGWGPHGALVIRANEEDLEEHRSIQNGHEIQEKINIHAHELKPNHAGTVVTYDHRSARDSTGTGHDPQHDVAHSSHHVKHGSGKEAQQQQQHHHHHHSNHNHHLQHQQQHHHHSQRHGQRIESELHKPEPHGQEVQHQHTQHHGANPGSHGLASGGVVAGADNQ, encoded by the exons ATGTGTCGTGCGCGGGGTGTCCGTGTGCTGTACGGTGTGGCAAAGGAGGAAGCTGTTTGCATCCGCAACGGTAGGTCCGCCAatccagcccaccaccacctgagatgtcagtcagtcagtcagtcaggccactctgtttggtttggtgcttgcttttcttcctctccaccTCTCCTACCACCACTCAAACGTgatccgcgcgtgtgtgtatgtgtgtgtttgtttggagCGCTTTCGAACGTG AGTACCGGCCGCCGCCCCGCTATGGTACCTGCTCGAACCGTCGTCCTCTGGCAGGAGGCGGCGTTGATTGTACTAGGACTGACGCTCGCTGGCACCCCGTGCACCATCGCTAACCGAGAGCACAAG GTGCACAACATCGTGCTGTACCCGAACAAGCAGTCCTGGTGTACGACGCGCAACATTAGCCAGGTGATAACCGAGCCGGGTTGCAAGCAGGTGACGATCGACAACAATGTGTGCGTGGGCGCTTGCTTTAGCTACTCGATCCCGCATACCGAACCGTCGGATCCCGGCGAGATCATCGGACCGTACTGTGACTCTTGTCAACCGTCCGATGTGTCCTACAAAAGG GTGAAGGTGGATTGCACGGAGCATCCGAGCATGAAAACGCCCTACATCTACAAGCACATCCAGCTCATCCACAACTGCTCGTGTACGGCATGCGAGGAGCAATCGGTCGGTGCCACTGGTGTCGGTACCCACCGTCTGGCTGACGCTCATCCGGAACAGTCGCTACCGGGTTCGGGTGAACACCGTTATGCTCCCGCATCCttgagccaccaccagcaccaccaggtcAGACTGGACAGTGACCCTCAGGGTGTGCACACTCCTGCCGCAACTGCCAGTACCGGGGGTAGCGATATGATACAGGACGATATACCGGAGATTCTCGAGGTGGTGCATTACAGCGAGAACGATACGGAACCGATCCGTCATACGCCGGTACACGAGCTCCAGACGCACACCGGTGGCACCAGCtacctgcagcaacagcagctcaacCATTACGAACACAACAGCCACACAGACAATGTGAAGAAGTTGCTACACCAGAAGATCACGAAGCTGCTGCGCTCAATCGAGGCGACGAACTCGGCGGCCGACCGGGAGCAGCTGGTCGAGATGATACGGTTGATCAAGGGTACGAGCGATCGGAACTGGGACGAGCTGGTCGACAGTTTGCAGTCGGAGAACGCGATCCTCGACTTCGACCGATTGCGCACGGAACTGGTGGAGGAGGGCGAGGAGGGCcaagaggaggaagatgcGGTGCCGACGCCGGAGAAGGGCGCTTCTCCGAGACCTACGGTAGTCACCCGTGCTGAAACCGAACTGTTAACAATCAACCAGCTGCCACACCAGAGGCAGcaggacgatgatggagacaacgatgaggaggacgacgagcaAGAGCAGGAAGATGCGAAGGAGTACCGTCATGGTCACGGTAGTAGTGGCGTTGTTGGCACCGTAAAGGACGCGGATAGTTCACCAGCAAAGGAATTGCCACAGGCGACCGGGACGGCCGGAGACCATGATGCTAGTGGCGATCACCGGCGGTTGATGCAGCACCAGTACAGTGCGTTACGCCTGCATTGGCCACAGGCCGCTGGAGGAGCGCCGCACGAACCGCAAGCAGCCGGCAGTGGACGCATGATGGAGGGAATGGGTGGGAATgcgcagcatcaacagcataaccaccatcaccatcagcacgtGGTCGGGGAGCGGGTCGATGCTCACCACCATCTTGGCTGGGGACCGCATGGGGCACTCGTGATACGTGCTAACGAGGAAGATCTGGAGGAACACCGGAGCATACAGAATGGGCACGAGATACAGGAGAAGATCAACATACATGCCCACGAGCTGAAACCGAACCATGCCGGCACGGTTGTGACGTACGATCATCGGTCGGCGCGCGATAGCACAGGTACTGGCCACGATCCCCAGCACGACGTCGCCCATAGTTCGCACCACGTGAAGCATGGTTCTGGAAAggaggcgcagcagcagcagcagcatcaccaccaccaccattccaatCATAACCATcacctgcagcaccagcagcagcaccatcatcactcgcAACGTCATGGTCAGCGAATTGAAAGCGAACTACACAAGCCGGAGCCGCACGGGCAGGAGgttcaacaccaacacacgcaacaCCATGGGGCTAACCCTGGATCGCATGGCTTAGCTAGCGGAGGTGTGGTGGCGGGCGCTGATAACCAGTGA